A DNA window from Ipomoea triloba cultivar NCNSP0323 chromosome 10, ASM357664v1 contains the following coding sequences:
- the LOC116033060 gene encoding uncharacterized protein LOC116033060: MDQVCLPDPTYYSQAVKHSEWRDAMDQEFNALLQNQTWSFVPTASNINIIGSSKTDVSLFHYSVDSDFMFILIYVDDILVMGSSQGLVSSLLSKLSNAFKIKDLGELGFFLGIETVKYSGSLLFSQHRYMADILKRAGMSDCKPLSTPISLFRSASVQADPYDDPTRYMSIAGALQYLTVTRPDLFFAVNHLCQHMHVPTDQHWEQLKCVLRYVKGTLSYGLRIRPSASRELHAFSNSDWAGCPEDHKSTSGFAVFLGSNLISWVCKKQRTVARSSIEVEYKALADVCAEVTWVLSLLREFRITDVSVPKLWCDNLGATYMCANPIFHARTKHVEIDYHFVRDKVDSGEIQVNFISTKDQLADIFTKALPGLKFVFLRDKL; the protein is encoded by the exons ATGGATCAGGTGTGTCTCCCTGATCCGACCTACTACTCACAAGCAGTTAAACATTCGGAATGGCGAGATGCAATGGATCAAGAGTTCAATGCTCTTCTCCAGAATCAGACATGGAGTTTTGTTCCTACGGCCTCAAACATTAACATCATTggtt CTTCCAAGACTGATGTCTCTCTTTTCCATTACTCAGTGGATTCTGATTTTATGTTTATACTgatttatgtggatgatattcttgttatggGTAGCAGCCAGGGATTGGTGTCTTCACTGTTGAGTAAGCTGTCCAATGCTTTTAAGATTAAAGATCTTGGGGAGCTTGGGTTCTTTTTGGGTATTGAGACAGTGAAATACAGTGGTAGTTTGTTATTTTCTCAGCATCGTTACATGGCTGACATCTTAAAACGTGCTGGAATGTCTGATTGTAAACCTCTTTCTACACCTATTTCTTTGTTCAGATCTGCTTCTGTTCAGGCAGATCCCTATGATGATCCTACCAGGTACATGAGCATAGCTGGGGCCTTGCAATATCTCACTGTCACCAGGCCAGATCTTTTTTTTGCGGTCAACCATCTTTGTCAGCATATGCATGTTCCTACTGACCAGCATTGGGAGCAACTAAAATGTGTATTGAGGTACGTTAAGGGCACTCTCTCCTATGGGCTTCGTATTCGGCCATCTGCGTCTAGGGAGTTGCATGCGTTCTCtaattctgactgggctggctgTCCTGAAGATCACAAGTCAACCAGTGGGTTTGCTGTGTTTCTTGGATCCAATCTTATTTCGTGGGTATGCAAAAAGCAGCGAACAGTTGCCAGATCCTCTATAGAAGTTGAGTACAAAGCTCTTGCGGATGTGTGTGCTGAAGTCACTTGGGTTCTATCTCTTTTGCGTGAGTTTCGTATCACTGATGTCTCTGTTCCTAAGCTATGGTGTgataaccttggggccacctacatgtgtgctaatccaatttttcatgctcgTACAAAGCATGtggaaattgattatcactttgttagaGACAAGGTTGATTCTGGGGAAATTCaggttaattttatttctactaaagatcaacttgctgatatTTTTACGAAGGCTCTTCCTGGTCTTAAATTTGTCTTTCTTAGAGATAAGTTATAG
- the LOC116031806 gene encoding berberine bridge enzyme-like 8, giving the protein MRFPLYFLSIFILCIIAWTPLCSCNDTIFKCLNRRSNPSHPISSVIYTPNNSSYSHVLEQYLRNLRFNESYIRKPLFIVAATYITHIQSSILCAKEHDLQMKIRSGGHDFEGLSYVSDMPFFILDMFNFRSVNVNIEDETAWVEVGAILGEVYYAIANKSNVHGFPAGVCPTVGVGGHISGGGYGNMMRKYGLTVDNIIDAKLVDVNGHVLDRKSMGEDLFWAITGAGASSFGVVISYKIKLVRVPPRVTVFRVTRTHDQNATSIVYCHQRVSSQLDKNLFIRLSLGVANSTSHPGDKTISATFIALFLGDSKTLLSTMNEDFSELGLTKDDCKEMTWIESVLFYTQFPPGTPKEALLNRSPQRNEYTNTYFKIKSDYLQTPMPKEGIEFIFKKIVELERVALTFNPQGGRMAEIPSTAKPFPHRLGNIALIQYAINWNKEEQKAAGHYIELTRQLYEHMTPFVSRNPRRAFLNYRDIDLGINHNGPESYSEGKEYGLKYYNENYERLVNIKSKVDPHNFFRNEQSIPTLPSQRK; this is encoded by the coding sequence atGAGGTTCCCTTTATATTTTTTAAGCATTTTCATTTTATGCATTATTGCATGGACACCTTTGTGTTCTTGCAATGATACCATTTTCAAATGCCTTAACCGCCGTTCAAATCCTTCTCATCCAATTTCTTCCGTCATTTACACCCCAAACAACTCTTCATATTCACATGTTTTAGAACAATATTTAAGAAACTTGAGATTTAATGAATCTTATATCAGAAAACCTCTTTTTATTGTGGCAGCCACATACATTACACACATCCAATCATCAATATTATGCGCCAAAGAGCATGACCTCCAAATGAAAATCCGAAGTGGGGGCCATGATTTCGAGGGTTTATCATATGTCTCAGACATGCCATTCTTTATCCTTGACATGTTCAACTTTCGATCCGTCAATGTTAACATTGAGGATGAGACTGCTTGGGTTGAGGTCGGAGCCATCTTAGGGGAAGTTTACTACGCAATTGCCAATAAGAGCAATGTGCATGGCTTCCCTGCAGGTGTGTGCCCAACTGTTGGAGTGGGTGGCCATATTAGTGGCGGCGGATATGGCAATATGATGAGAAAATACGGTCTCACCGTGGATAATATCATCGATGCTAAACTGGTTGACGTTAACGGTCATGTTCTTGATCGAAAATCCATGGGGGAGGACTTGTTCTGGGCCATCACGGGCGCTGGCGCATCTAGTTTTGGAGTGGTCATatcatacaaaataaaactaGTGCGGGTCCCACCTAGAGTGACCGTCTTCAGAGTTACAAGAACCCACGACCAAAACGCTACCAGCATCGTCTATTGCCACCAACGCGTCTCGAGCCAGCTAGACAAGAACCTCTTCATCCGCCTCTCACTTGGGGTTGCCAATAGCACATCACACCCGGGAGACAAAaccataagcgccacgtttatCGCCCTTTTCCTCGGAGACTCCAAAACACTTCTCTCCACCATGAATGAAGACTTCTCAGAGCTTGGGTTAACAAAGGATGACTGCAAAGAAATGACATGGATAGAATCAGTCCTCTTCTACACACAATTCCCACCAGGAACCCCAAAGGAGGCCTTGCTCAATAGATCCCCACAACGAAACGAGTACACCAACACATACTTCAAGATAAAATCAGATTATCTCCAAACCCCAATGCCCAAAGAAGGCATAGAATTCATATTCAAGAAAATAGTGGAGCTCGAGAGAGTGGCTTTGACGTTCAACCCACAAGGTGGGAGAATGGCGGAGATTCCATCGACGGCGAAACCCTTTCCCCATCGATTGGGAAATATCGCTTTGATTCAGTACGCAATCAACTGGAACAAAGAGGAGCAGAAGGCGGCGGGGCACTACATAGAATTGACAAGACAACTCTATGAACATATGACTCCTTTTGTTTCGAGGAATCCTAGGAGGGCGTTTTTGAACTACAGAGACATAGATTTGGGAATCAACCACAATGGACCGGAAAGTTACTCAGAAGGAAAGGAGTATGGATTGAAGTATTACAATGAGAATTATGAGAGGTTGGTGAACATAAAGAGTAAGGTTgatcctcataatttctttagGAATGAACAAAGCATTCCTACCCTCCCATCTCAGAGGAAATAA
- the LOC116031799 gene encoding NEDD8-specific protease 1 has product MALKASDKVLSYNDVVLRRSDLDILSGPYFLNDRVIEFYLSYLSSSFPSEDVLLVSPSIAFWIKECPDTASVKDFVEPLHLSRRKLIIFPINNNSDVNLAEGGTHWSLLAFERSTNVFVHHDSSSGMNKWDAKRVYNAVLPYTTTDASYIDYPDTPKQENGYDCGVYVLAIARVICNWYASGGSKDNVDLWFPSLKEQITPSAVSEMRDEVLRLVQDLMARK; this is encoded by the coding sequence ATGGCTCTGAAAGCCAGTGACAAGGTTCTCAGTTACAATGATGTTGTACTCAGGCGATCAGATCTAGACATTCTCAGCGGTCCATATTTTCTAAATGACCGCGTTATTGAGTTCTATTTGAGCTATCTCAGTTCCAGCTTTCCATCTGAGGACGTATTACTGGTATCACCATCAATTGCTTTTTGGATCAAAGAGTGCCCAGACACCGCAAGTGTTAAAGACTTTGTAGAACCCCTCCATCTTTCTCGAAGGAAGTTGATCATCTTTCCAATCAATAATAACTCTGATGTGAATCTAGCTGAAGGGGGCACCCATTGGAGCTTACTCGCATTCGAGAGAAGCACCAATGTGTTCGTGCATCACGATAGCAGCTCGGGCATGAACAAGTGGGATGCCAAACGGGTCTACAATGCCGTTCTTCCTTATACAACAACCGACGCTTCTTATATCGACTACCCAGACACACCAAAGCAAGAAAACGGATACGATTGTGGTGTATATGTCCTCGCCATTGCAAGAGTAATTTGTAATTGGTATGCAAGCGGTGGATCCAAGGATAATGTTGATCTGTGGTTTCCTTCCTTGAAGGAACAGATTACCCCCAGTGCTGTTTCGGAGATGCGCGACGAGGTTCTAAGGTTAGTACAAGATCTAATGGCAAGAAAATAA